The proteins below are encoded in one region of Podarcis raffonei isolate rPodRaf1 chromosome 6, rPodRaf1.pri, whole genome shotgun sequence:
- the JUN gene encoding transcription factor Jun, translating into MTAKMEPTFYDDAINTTFVQPESGTYGYNNPKVLKQNMTLNLADPSSNLKPHLRNKNADILTSPDVGLLKLASPELERLIIQSGNGLITTTPTPTQFLCPKNVTDEQEGFAEGFVRALAELHNQNTMPPSVTSAAQPSNTGMTPVSSMAGNNSFSANLHSEPPVYANLSNFNPNALNTAPSYNASSLSYPPQHHLNPQMPVQHPRLQALKEEPQTVPEMPGETPPLSPIDMESQERIKAERKRMRNRIAASKCRKRKLERIARLEEKVKTLKAQNSELASTANMLREQVAQLKQKVMNHVNSGCQLMLTQQLQTF; encoded by the coding sequence ATGACTGCAAAGATGGAACCTACATTCTACGATGATGCCATCAATACGACGTTTGTGCAGCCAGAGAGTGGTACTTACGGATATAATAACCCCAAGGTGCTGAAGCAGAACATGACTCTCAACCTGGCTGACCCTTCCAGTAACCTGAAGCCCCACCTGAGGAACAAGAATGCTGATATCCTGACTTCCCCAGATGTGGGCCTTCTCAAGCTGGCCTCTCCTGAACTCGAAAGGCTGATCATCCAGTCTGGCAACGGGCTGATCACCACCACGCCAACCCCAACCCAGTTCCTCTGCCCAAAAAATGTCACCGACGAGCAAGAAGGGTTTGCCGAAGGGTTTGTCAGGGCTCTGGCAGAGCTGCACAACCAGAACACCATGCCCCCCAGTGTCACCTCCGCTGCCCAGCCTTCAAACACCGGCATGACCCCCGTCTCTTCCATGGCTGGAAACAACAGCTTCAGTGCCAACTTGCACAGTGAGCCTCCGGTCTACGCCAACCTCAGCAACTTCAACCCCAACGCACTCAACACGGCGCCGAGCTACAATGCCAGCAGCTTGAGCTACCCTCCGCAACATCACCTGAACCCCCAGATGCCTGTGCAGCATCCTCGGCTTCAGGCTCTGAAAGAAGAGCCTCAGACTGTCCCAGAAATGCCCGGGGAGACTCCTCCCCTGTCGCCCATCGACATGGAATCCCAGGAGAGGATCAAGGCTGAGAGGAAGCGCATGAGAAACCGAATTGCGGCCTCCAAGTGCCGGAAAAGGAAGTTGGAGCGCATTGCCAGGTTGGAGGAAAAAGTCAAAACTTTGAAAGCCCAGAACTCGGAGCTGGCATCCACTGCCAATATGCTGCGAGAGCAGGTTGCACAGCTGAAGCAGAAGGTCATGAATCACGTCAACAGTGGGTGCCAGCTAATGCTCACACAGCAGTTGCAGACTTTTTGA